The following are encoded together in the Argopecten irradians isolate NY chromosome 5, Ai_NY, whole genome shotgun sequence genome:
- the LOC138324459 gene encoding LOW QUALITY PROTEIN: tRNA-dihydrouridine(16/17) synthase [NAD(P)(+)]-like (The sequence of the model RefSeq protein was modified relative to this genomic sequence to represent the inferred CDS: deleted 1 base in 1 codon), with protein MPSQPGHNGWRKKTGGYEFWRKTLNSAKYVVAPMVDQSELAWRMLSRRYGAQLCYTPMLHASVFNRDQHYRNEALQSCPEDRPLPYKLDVREQAGCQLLTVHGRTKEQKGPKTGLANWKYIKAIRDNVKIPVFSNGNIQYLSDVTRCMQETGVDGVMIAEGNLHNPALFHGIDPPIWKMAEEYLELVDLYPCPLSFVRGHLFKLFHHGLVIHSDIRCMVGTGKSLDSLKLAVLKMKERCLNDMEKFRTCPEMFESKLPHPYWICQPYVRPSPEEAEENQKKREATKRPLDLLNIPADMIGMSKNKIKKKIKNPHKCFDGSKKTQYEKCESCQNPRGKKCAFGLCKKCCKNKTKTETLDCVGHGIYLKSKIEIQEQCDTKRKELDLLEHRLTSGSTYNAGHQEVKGHQEVKGQGHIPDHCDNFAGKNTEKEAMTECCEKEITEVT; from the exons atgccctctcaaccaggccataatgg ATGGAGGAAAAAAACTGGAGGCTATGAGTTTTGGAGAAAAACTTTGAATTCTGCGAAGTATGTTGTGGCGCCCATGGTGGATCAGAGTGAATTGGCATGGAGAATGCTGAGTCGTCGCTATGGTGCTCAGCTCTGCTACACACCAATGCTACATGCGTCTGTGTTTAATAGAGACCAACACTATAGAAAC GAGGCCTTACAGTCATGTCCAGAGGACAGACCACTCCCATA TAAGCTGGATGTCAG AGAACAAGCTGGATGTCAG TTATTGACTGTCCATGGTAGAACAAAGGAGCAAAAAGGTCCAAAAACAGGGCTAGCCAACTGGAAATATATCAAAGCAATCAG AGACAATGTGAAGATCCCTGTGTTCAGTAATGGTAATATCCAGTACCTGTCTGATGTCACCAGGTGTATGCAGGAGACTGGGGTGGATGGTGTGATGATTGCAG AGGGCAACCTGCACAACCCAGCTTTGTTCCATGGTATTGATCCACCAATATGGAAGATGGCCGAGGAGTACCTAGAACTGGTCGACTTATATCCCTGTCCATTGTCATTTGTCAGAGGACACTTGTTCAAATTGTTTCATCATGG TCTGGTGATCCACTCTGACATCAGATGTATGGTTGGTACAGGAAAGTCCCTGGATAGTCTTAAACTGGCTGTGCTTAAGATGAAAGAGAGGTGCTTG AATGACATGGAGAAGTTCAGGACCTGCCCAGAAATGTTTGAGTCCAAACTTCCTCATCCTTATTGGATATGTCAACCATATGTAAGACCAAG TCCGGAGGAGGCAGAGGAAAACCAAAAAAAGCGAGAAGCCACAAAACGCCCTCTGGACCTTCTGAATATTCCAGCAGACATGATTGGGatgtcaaaaaataaaataaagaaaaaaattaaaaatccaCACAAATGTTTTGATGGATCCAAGAAAACACAATATGAAAAATGTGAGAGCTGTCAAAATCCTCGG GGGAAGAAATGCGCCTTTGGACTCTGTAAGAAATGTTGTAAAAACAAGACAAAGACTGAGACATTGGACTGTGTAG GACATGGTATCTACCTAAAAAGcaaaatagaaatacaagaACAATGTGATACTAAAAGGAAGGAGCTAGATCTCCTAGAACACAGACTGACCTCAGGGTCAACTTATAATGCAGGTCACCAGGAGGTTAAAGGTCACCAGGAGGTTAAAGGCCAGGGGCACATACCTGATCACTGTGACAATTTTGCTGGAAAGAACACAGAAAAAGAAGCAATGACTGAATGTTGTGAGAAGGAAATAACTGAGGTCACGTAG